In a genomic window of Fusobacterium sp. JB019:
- the mnmG gene encoding tRNA uridine-5-carboxymethylaminomethyl(34) synthesis enzyme MnmG, whose protein sequence is MDFKYDVIVVGGGHGGVEAALASARLNKKTLLITLSLDTIAMMSCNPSIGGPGKSNLVAELDILGGQMGVHTDNYNLQLKDLNTSKGPAARITRGQADKYYYRVKMKEIIENTPNLETLQECVEELIIKENEVQGIVTSLGFRCYAKSVVLATGTFLKGKIVIGDIEYKGGRHGELSADKLSDSLKINGIHIERYQTATPPRIDKRTVDFSKLKELTGEKNPRYFSIFTNKKENNIVPTWLTHTTEKTIDVVKNLLKYSPIVSGIIETHGPRHCPSLDRKVLNFPEKTNHQIFLELESNESNELYVNGLTTAMPPFAQDKMLASIEGLENAKIMRYGYAVEYDYIPAYQMYPSLESKIIKGLFTAGQLNGTSGYEEAAAQGFIAGVNAAKRIDNKPPVIIDRSEGYIGVLIDDIIHKKTPEPYRALPSRSEYRLTLRFDNGFMRLLDKTEEIGIITKDKIDYLKKCKKNVLNEVEKLKEIKISKQKANEILEKYNSERRITKGTKANEILKFKEISYSNLSKELDIDISKYPDFVLNQIETISKYDIFIKRENEQIKKFKKLEGISIPKNFKFSEIKGISNIAKSGLEDVKPLSIGEASRISGVTGNDIAILLGNIKK, encoded by the coding sequence ATGGATTTTAAATATGATGTTATAGTAGTCGGTGGAGGACACGGAGGAGTAGAAGCCGCCTTAGCTTCGGCAAGATTAAATAAAAAAACATTATTAATAACTTTATCATTGGACACAATAGCAATGATGTCTTGTAATCCATCAATAGGTGGTCCAGGAAAAAGCAATTTAGTGGCAGAATTAGATATATTAGGTGGACAAATGGGAGTTCATACAGATAATTATAATTTACAATTAAAAGATTTGAATACTAGTAAGGGTCCTGCAGCTCGTATAACAAGAGGACAAGCTGATAAATATTATTATAGAGTAAAAATGAAAGAAATAATAGAAAATACTCCTAATTTAGAAACATTACAAGAATGCGTAGAAGAATTAATTATTAAAGAAAATGAAGTACAAGGAATAGTTACTTCTTTAGGATTTAGGTGTTATGCTAAAAGTGTAGTATTAGCAACTGGAACATTTTTAAAAGGGAAAATAGTTATTGGAGATATAGAATATAAAGGTGGAAGACATGGAGAATTATCTGCTGATAAATTATCAGATAGTTTAAAAATAAACGGGATACATATAGAGAGATATCAGACTGCAACACCACCAAGAATAGATAAAAGAACAGTTGATTTTTCAAAATTAAAAGAATTAACAGGAGAAAAAAATCCAAGATATTTTTCAATATTTACTAATAAAAAAGAAAATAATATTGTTCCTACTTGGTTGACTCATACAACTGAAAAAACAATAGATGTGGTAAAAAATTTATTAAAATACTCACCTATTGTATCAGGGATAATAGAAACTCATGGACCGAGGCATTGTCCATCTTTAGATAGAAAAGTTTTAAATTTTCCTGAAAAAACAAATCATCAGATATTTTTAGAATTAGAATCAAATGAATCGAATGAATTATATGTTAATGGTTTAACAACAGCTATGCCACCTTTTGCTCAAGATAAAATGTTAGCAAGTATAGAAGGTTTAGAAAATGCAAAAATAATGAGATATGGATATGCTGTAGAGTATGATTATATACCAGCTTATCAAATGTATCCTAGTTTAGAAAGTAAAATAATAAAAGGATTATTTACAGCAGGTCAATTAAATGGAACTTCGGGCTATGAAGAGGCTGCTGCTCAAGGTTTTATAGCGGGGGTTAATGCGGCTAAAAGAATAGATAATAAACCTCCTGTAATAATAGATAGAAGTGAAGGATATATAGGTGTATTAATTGATGATATAATTCATAAAAAAACACCAGAGCCTTATAGAGCATTACCTTCTAGGTCAGAATACAGATTAACTCTAAGATTTGACAATGGTTTTATGCGATTGTTAGATAAAACTGAGGAAATAGGTATTATTACTAAAGATAAAATAGATTATTTAAAAAAATGTAAAAAGAATGTTCTGAATGAAGTTGAAAAATTAAAGGAAATAAAAATTTCAAAGCAAAAAGCTAATGAAATTCTTGAAAAATATAATTCAGAAAGAAGAATAACAAAAGGAACGAAAGCTAATGAAATATTAAAATTTAAAGAAATTAGTTATAGTAATTTATCTAAAGAATTAGATATAGATATATCAAAATATCCAGATTTTGTACTTAATCAAATTGAAACTATATCAAAGTATGATATTTTTATAAAAAGAGAAAATGAGCAAATAAAGAAATTTAAAAAATTAGAAGGAATATCGATTCCTAAAAATTTTAAATTTTCAGAAATAAAAGGAATATCAAATATAGCTAAATCAGGATTAGAGGATGTAAAACCTTTATCAATAGGTGAGGCAAGTAGAATTAGTGGAGTAACAGGAAATGATATAGCTATTTTATTAGGAAATATAAAAAAATAA